The following are encoded in a window of Scophthalmus maximus strain ysfricsl-2021 chromosome 2, ASM2237912v1, whole genome shotgun sequence genomic DNA:
- the cetn3 gene encoding centrin-3 — translation MSLCLRTELAADKTKRRKRRELTEDQKHEIKEAFELFDTDKDKEIDYHELKVAMRALGFEVKKVDVLKILKDYDREGNGKITFEDFNEVVTDRILERDPKEEIMKAFKLFDDDESGKISLRNLRRVARELGENVSDEELRSMIDEFDTDADGEINQEEFLSIMTGDS, via the exons ATGAGCCTGTGTCTCAG AACGGAGCTTGCGGCCGACAAAACCAAacgcaggaagaggagggagctcACCGAGGACCAGAAGCACGAAATCAAAGAAGCGTTTGAGTTGTTCgacactgacaaagacaaagagatcGATTACCACGAGCTGAAG GTCGCAATGCGCGCGCTCGGCTTTGAAGTGAAGAAAGTGGACGTTCTGAAGATTCTTAAAGACTATGACAgagagggaaatggaaaaataacgTTCGAGGATTTCAATGAAGTAG TGACCGATCGCATCCTGGAGCGAGACCCGAAGGAGGAGATCATGAAGGCCTTCAAGTTGTTCGACGACGACGAATCGGGGAAGATCAGCCTGAGGAACCTGAGGCGGGTGGCTCGAGAACTCGGGGAGAATGTCAGCGACGAGGAGCTGCGCAGCATGATCGACGAGTTTGACACTGACGCAGATGGAGAAA taAACCAGGAGGAGTTTCTTTCCATCATGACTGGAGACtcctga
- the mef2ca gene encoding myocyte enhancer factor 2ca isoform X5, producing MGRKKIQIARIMDERNRHVTFTKRKFGLMKKAYELSVLCDCEIALIIFNSTNKLFQYASTDMDKVLLKYTEYNEPHESRTNSDIVDTLRKKGLNGCDSPDIEADDSAGQSPESDDKYRKINEDIDLMINRQRICGLPPSNYDMGVSVPGSNASGLLYSHPGMGGGLSNHNLMPLSHTHHSLQRNCMSPQRPSSTGNAGLMGSELPSTVVSSVGNGSYSNHCTSPGLLSPGVSKNMQEKSPPHPQMSMSRKPDLRTLMPPSNKCNNMPTVNQRINHSQTAQTLSTPAVSISAPTLPGQGMGGYPSTLTSSYGTEFSLGTDLSSLSGFGGCGLGSVSSWQHQQIQNLQHPALGHMG from the exons atggggagaaaaaagatcCAGATAGCCCGGATTATGGATGAGCGAAACAGACAT gtcaCGTTCACCAAGCGCAAGTTTGGTCTGATGAAGAAAGCGTACGAGCTGAGCGTGTTGTGCGACTGCGAGATCGCCCTCATCATCTTCAACAGCACCAACAAGCTGTTCCAGTACGCCAGCACCGACATGGACAAAGTTCTGCTCAAATACACCGAATACAACGAGCCCCACGAGAGCAGGACGAACTCTGACATCGTGGAT ACGCTGCGTAAAAAGGGTTTAAACGGCTGCGACAGCCCCGACATCGAGGCCGACGACTCTGCTGGCCAGAGCCCAGAGTCTGACGACAAGTACCGCAAAATCAACGAAGACATCGacctgatgatcaacagacagAGGATCTGC GGTCTGCCTCCCTCCAACTATGATATGGGAGTGTCCGTCCCAGGCAGCAATGCCAGTGGACTGCTGTACTCCCACCCTGGCATGGGGGGTGGTCTAAGTAACCACAATCTGAtgcccctctcacacacacaccactccctGCAGAGAAACTGCATGTCACCCCAGCGGCCCTCCAGCACTGGGAACGCAG gaCTGATGGGCTCCGAGCTGCCGAGCACTGTGGTCTCCAGTGTTG GAAATGGCAGCTACAGCAACCACTGCACCTCCCCAGGGCTGCTGTCTCCAGGAGTCTCCAAGAACATGCAGGAGAAGAGTCCTCCCCACCCCCAAATGAGTATGAGCCGTAAGCCCGACCTCCGGACACTGATGCCCCCCTCCAACAAGTGCAACAACATGCCAACTGTT aaccaGAGAATAAATCACTCTCAGACCGCGCAGACGCTGTCGACTCCTGCGGTCTCCATCTCTGCTCCGACTCTCCCTGGACAGGGGATGGGCGGTTATCCATCAACACTCACCTCTTCTTATGGCACAG AGTTCTCTCTTGGAACCGACCTGTCCTCTCTGTCTGGCTTCGGAGGATGTGGTCTTGGATCGGTGTCGAGCTGGCAGCATCAGCAGATACAGAATCTGCAGCATCCAGCGCTCGGACACATGGGGTAA